A genomic window from Glycine max cultivar Williams 82 chromosome 17, Glycine_max_v4.0, whole genome shotgun sequence includes:
- the LOC100796469 gene encoding uncharacterized protein: MHNYPTCGVSRYKVKSDECSDDASIYNDCPSKVCWYLPVIARFKQLFANVEDAKNLTWHANGRIKDGLLRHPVDSPQWKTIDQLYPEFGQDPTNLRVGLASDGMNPFGNLSCNHSLWPILLIIYNLPPWLCIKWKYIMMRMMIVGPRQPGNDIDVYLAPLIEDLRKLWVEGVDVCNGNAQETFKLCAMIFCTINGFPTYGNLSGYSVKGHHVCPICEKDTSYIQLKHGKKTVYTRHRRFLKTFHPYRRMKKAFNRTSKIDNASNPLLGHQAFDRLKNIIPMYGKTQKKDGSHNNIWKKKSIFFDLPYRCDLHVRHFLDVMHVEKNVCDSLVGTLLNIKGKTKDGLKCHQDLVEMGIRQQLHPVPKAIWGILPDKVRVAITRLCFFFNVICSKVIDLKQLDDLENEASIIICQLEMYFPPAFFDIMIHLVVHLVREIWLCGPIYLWWMYPVERYMKVLKSYTKNQYRPEASIVERYIAKEVIEFCSEYIDNASPFGLPESRHESTWQGRGTRGFNVVTMDR; encoded by the exons ATGCACAACTATCCTACATGTGGGGTGTCACGCTACAAAGTGAAGTCTGACGAATGTAGTGATGATGCAAGCATATACAATGATTGTCCATCAAAAGTGTGTTGGTATCTTCCAGTAATAGCAAGGTTTAAGCAATTGTTTGCTAATGTAGAAGACGCCAAAAACCTAACATGGCATGCTAATGGGAGGATCAAAGATGGATTGCTCCGTCATCCTGTTGATTCTCCTCAATGGAAGACAATTGATCAGTTGTATCCAGAATTTGGACAAGATCCCACAAACCTAAGGGTTGGTCTTGCttctgatggaatgaatcctttTGGAAACTTGAGTTGCAATCATAGTTTGTGGCCTATTTTGCTGATCATTTACAAccttcctccttggttgtgcatcaaATGGAAGTACATAATGATGCGTATGATGATAGTCggtccaagacagccaggaaatgacattgatgtctATCTTgctcccttgattgaagacctcAGAAAATTGTGGGTAGAAGGGGTTGATGTGTGTAATGGGAATGCTCAGGAGACCTTCAAGTTGTGTGCAATGATTTTTTGCACCATTAACGGCTTTCCaacatatgggaatttgagtggatatagTGTGAAAGGCCACCACGTATGTCCTATATGTGAGAAAGACACAAGTTACATCCAATTAAAGCATGGAAAGAAGACAGTGTATACAAGACATCgaagatttttaaaaacttttcacCCATATAGGCGAATGAAGAAAGCATTTAATAGGACATCTAAGATTGACAATGCATCGAATCCCTTGTTAGGTCATCAAGCTTTTGATCGGCTGAAGAACATCATCCCTATGTATGGGAAGACACAAAAGAAGGATGGGTCCCACAACAACATATGGAAGAAAAAGTCTATCTTCTTTGATCTGCCTTACCGGTGTGATTTACATGTGAGACATTTTTTAGATGTTATGCATGTTGAGAAGAATGTCTGTGATAGTTTAGTTGGCACGCTGCTTAACATTAAAGGCAAAACAAAAGATGGTTTGAAATGTCATCAAGATTTAGTAGAAATGGGCATACGACAACAGTTGCATCCAGTGCCAAAAG CCATTTGGGGTATATTGCCTGACAAAGTTAGGGTTGCAATAACTCGattgtgctttttcttcaatgtgaTCTGCAGCAAAGTCATCGACCTGAAACAGTTGGATGATTTGGAAAATGAGGCTTCCATTATCAtttgccagttggagatgtattttccaccAGCATTTTTTGACATTATGATTCACTTAGTTGTTCATCTTGTTCGAGAAATATGGTTGTGCGGGCCCATATATCTGTGGTGGATGTATCCGGTTGAGCGGTACATGAAGGTGTTGAAAAGTTATACGAAGAATCAATATCGCCCAGAAGCAAGCATTGTAGAAAGGTACATCGCAAAAGAAGTTATTGAGTTTTGTTCTGAGTACATCGATAATGCTTCACCTTTTGGTCTTCCTGAAAGCCGTCATGAGTCTACATGGCAAGGTAGGGGCACACGAGGATTCAATGTTGTAACCATGGATCGTTAG